From a single Aspergillus puulaauensis MK2 DNA, chromosome 2, nearly complete sequence genomic region:
- a CDS encoding uncharacterized protein (COG:Q;~EggNog:ENOG410PPP2;~InterPro:IPR036291,IPR002347,IPR020904;~PFAM:PF00106,PF13561;~SMCOG1001:short-chain dehydrogenase/reductase SDR;~antiSMASH:Cluster_2.2;~go_function: GO:0016491 - oxidoreductase activity [Evidence IEA];~go_process: GO:0055114 - oxidation-reduction process [Evidence IEA]), whose protein sequence is MDPLDIEFDLSTLKGKSAFITGGASGLGLATAQKWADAGVYVTIADIQQPSSTLRPSHTNYVHCDVTSWESQVAAFKSALGFSPAGSLDIVAAFAGTAIAPGNQVDHVLAAGTPSLEVDPPRPSVRNIEVNLVGSYYTSWLGLYYLRLPGSQPNEPIDKSLLFCASIGAYMDSPKASTYPASKFGVRGLFRSTRAQTQQLGVRCNLLAPWFFDSPLIAPIKNAMAARGIDMGEVLSFTTVEACVEAATYCAASPGLHGRALAVQPEGTFDLKDDMEDGWGGDQMRPIMQRRRDAGFDA, encoded by the exons ATGGACCCTCTCGACATCGAATTCGATCTATCCACCCTCAAGGGAAAGTCTGCCTTCATCACTGGTGGTGCATCGGGCCTGGGACTGGCCACTGCACAGAAATGGGCAGACGCCGGGGTATATGTGACAATCGCCGACATCCAGCAGCCCTCGTCCACCCTTCGCCCTAGTCACACAAACTACGTACACTGCGATGTCACTAGCTGGGAGAGCCAGGTAGCCGCCTTCAAGAGCGCTCTCGGCTTTTCCCCCGCCGGGTCGCTCGACATTGTTGCTGCCTTTGCTGGCACGGCCATCGCCCCTGGAAACCAAGTCGACCATGTCCTCGCTGCCGGGACCCCCAGCTTAGAAGTCGATCCACCTCGACCAAGCGTCCGCAATATCGAAGTCAATCTAGTTGGAAGTTACTACACTTCATGGCTGGGATTATACTATCTTCGCCTCCCGGGGTCTCAGCCCAACGAGCCAATTGACAAAAGCCTACTATTCTGCGCCTCGATCGGTGCATACATGGACAGCCCGAAGGCATCTACCTATCCCGCAAGCAAATTCGGTGTACGCGGTCTCTTCCGAAGTACGCGTGCCCAAACGCAGCAGCTGGGTGTGCGATGTAACCTCCTCGCACCATGGTTCTTTGATTCGCCACTGATTGCACCGATCAAGAATGCAATGGCTGCGAGGGGCATTGATATGGGAGAGGTGCTGTCATTTACGACTGTTGAGGCTTGTGTTGAGGCTGCTACCTATTGCGCTGCTAGTCCGGGGTTACACG GGCGGGCATTGGCTGTGCAGCCAGAGGGCACGTTTGATCTGAAGGATGATATGGAGGACGGATGGGGAGGGGATCAGATGCGGCCTATTATGCAGCGACGACGGGATGCTGGGTTTGATGCTTAA
- a CDS encoding Dabb family protein (COG:S;~EggNog:ENOG410PRI2;~InterPro:IPR011008,IPR013097;~PFAM:PF07876;~antiSMASH:Cluster_2.2) has translation MPVYHVALFKLKHDADPKQIHRWQALAHAMVGKVPGLISLQAGSPLEFTAHMAKGFDMGVVVLVDYSESLATFFTHPSHDEVHELYQQVCEDGSTVGYDIEF, from the exons ATGCCCGTCTATCATGTTG CTCTCTTCAAGCTCAAACACGATGCCGACCCTAAACAAATTCATCGGTGGCAGGCTCTTGCACACGCAATGGTCGGCAAAGTTCCAGGTCTGATATCCCTTCAAGCTGGGTCGCCTCTTGAATTCACAGCGCATATGGCAAAGGGGTTCGATATGGGGGTTGTGGTGTTAGTAGACTACTCTGAGAGTCTGGCCACCTTTTTTACGCATCCCAGTCACGACGA AGTCCATGAGCTATACCAGCAAGTCTGCGAAGATGGGAGCACAGTTGGATATGATATTGAGTTTTAG